GGCAATTGGAGGCGGCAGTGAAGGCGAGGGTGTTCGCCACGCGACGTGGTTAGAACTGTTCTTCGACCTCGTCTTCGTCGTCGCAATCGCCGAACTTGGTGGATACCTTCACCACCATCTGACGCTATCAGATGTGCTGGGGTTTGCAGGGCTCTTTCTCTTGGTCTGGTGGGTCTGGCTTGGCTACAGTTACTACGCCGACCTCTTCGACACGGAAGACCTGCTCTCTCGGTTGATGATGATTGCCGCCATGTTCCTCGTCATCTTCCTCGCACAGACTGCCGACGACGCGCTCAATGGCGAGTCGTTCGCGTTCGGGGTTGCGATTCTCCTCCTCCGGGCGATTGTCACCCTGTTCTACTATCGTGCACAACATATCGAGGGCCCCGAAAAGCGGTTCGTTCAGTACTTTACCATCTCGAACGTGTTCACGACAGGTATCCTCGCACTCGCGTTGTTCGTCCCCGAACCCGGTCGGTTCGGGCTTTGGGGTGCTGCCGTCATCATCAGCCTCGGTGGGGCTGCCGTCATCTACACCGCCACCGGTGACGTCGTCGAACAGGCGTCTCACCTGCCCGAGCGGCTCGGGCTCTTCACCATCATCGTTCTCGGCGAGACCATCCTCGCCGTCTCGTTCGGGACGTCGATTACGGACCCCGGACCAGAGACGCTCACTATCGGGGCACTCGGCTTCC
The genomic region above belongs to Haloferax marinisediminis and contains:
- a CDS encoding low temperature requirement protein A gives rise to the protein MKRPPAIGGGSEGEGVRHATWLELFFDLVFVVAIAELGGYLHHHLTLSDVLGFAGLFLLVWWVWLGYSYYADLFDTEDLLSRLMMIAAMFLVIFLAQTADDALNGESFAFGVAILLLRAIVTLFYYRAQHIEGPEKRFVQYFTISNVFTTGILALALFVPEPGRFGLWGAAVIISLGGAAVIYTATGDVVEQASHLPERLGLFTIIVLGETILAVSFGTSITDPGPETLTIGALGFLVAVSMWWLYFRYFDEALIDRILHPTSEHWLNARQRGLVYTFSHYLTHMGIVAGGIGIIILLESSLTGVAPEPGGVGVVGGGVALYLIGTSLCHRAIPDSIDGNVFRIRLLVAAGLFLYPGLGIQLSPIVSLVLVSGLLLAVIALDFLSPGVAAPQLETEVRH